CCGATCCGTGTGGAACGTCCGTCGGAGCCCGTTGCGGCTCGGAAGTCCGTGCCGGAAGAGGACGAAAATCCCTTCCTCGAACTGACGCCCGACGGGAAACCCGTCGCCGGGGAGACTGCCGCGGAGCAGACGCCCCCTCCCGCGGAGGACGGGGAGTTCATCGAGGTGGACCTTTCGCGTCCCGAGGGCCGTGTGGTGATCGGCCGCAGCGGGCTGGTCGAGCTGGAACGCCCTGCGGTGCGCGACGCCGTGGCTGCGGAGCCTGCCCCGGAGGAGGTTCCGGAGAGGGAGGCCGCACAGTCCGATCCCGATGCGCCCTTTACCGAGATCACCGTGCTGGACGATGCGCCCGCCGCGGAGCCGGAGGGCGTCGTGGTGACGGTCGAGGCCAACGAGGCGAAACTGCTCGACGAGAAGGCGATCCCCACGGAGAGCTACGACCCGCTGAAGGACCTGGTGAACTACCGCAAGCCGCCCGTGACGCTGCTGGAGGACTACATTTCCGATTCGGAGGTCTCGGACGAGGAGATTTTCGAGAACAAGACCAAAATCGAGGATACGCTCAAGAACTTCGGCATTCCCATCCAGCGCATCAAGGCCACGGTGGGTCCCACGGTGACGCTCTACGAGATCGTGCAGGCGCAGGGAATCAAGATCTCGAAGGTGCAGGGCCTCGAAAACGATATTGCGCAGAGCCTCAAGGCGCTGGGTATCCGCATCATCGCGCCGATTCCGGGCAAGGGAACCATCGGCATCGAGGTTCCCAACCGCGACAAGCAGGTGGTTTCGATGTATTCGGCCGTGCGTTCGCTGCGTTTCCAGGAGTCGAAGGCCGAGCTTCCGGTGGTGATCGGGCGCACGATCCAGAACGAAAATTACGTCTTCGACCTGGCCAAGATGCCGCACCTGCTGGTCGCCGGAGCCACGGGACAGGGCAAGTCCGTGGGGCTGAACGCCATCATCACCTCGCTCCTGTACCGCAAACACCCCGCGCAGCTGAAGTTCGTGATGATCGACCCCAAGATGGTCGAGTTCTCGCTCTACGCCAAGATCGAACGCCATTTCCTGGCCAAGATGGAGTCGGAGGACGACGCGATCATCACCGACCCCAAGAAGGCGGTCTATACGCTCAACTCGCTCTGTACGGAGATGGACAACCGTCTGGAACTGTGTAAGAAGGCCGGGGCGCGAAACATCGCCGAGTACAACGAGAAATTCACCTCGCGGCGGCTGAATCCGATGAACGGACATCGCTACCTCCCGTATATCGTGGTGGTGGTCGACGAGTTCGCCGACCTGATAATGACGGCCCGCGAGGTCGAGGGACCGGTCATGCGCCTCGCGCAGAAGGCCCGCGCCATCGGCATCCACCTGATCATCGCCACGCAGCGTCCCGACGTGAAGGTCATCACGGGCGGCATCAAGGCCAATTTCCCGGCCCGCATCGCCTTCCGCGTGATGCAGATGATCGACTCGCGCACGATCATCGACCAGCCGGGGGCCAACCAGCTTATCGGACGCGGCGACATGCTCTTCTCGAAGGACGGCGATCTGACGCGTATCCAGTGTGCGCTGGTCGAGACCCGCGAGGTCGAGCGCATCTGCGAATACATCTCCAAACAGCAGGGCTACACCGAGGCCTACACGTTGCCCGACTATACGCCCGACGGCGGCGACGCTCAAATGGGCAGCGAGGAGTCCTCGGCGCCTGTGAAATACGACTCGCTCTTTGCCGAGATCGCCCGCGACGCCGTGTCCGGAGGTCAGATCTCGACCTCGATGATCCAGCGCAACTACGAGGTGGGCTTCAACCGCGCCGGCCGCATTATGATGCAGCTCGAAAGGGCCGGCATCGTCGGCCGCCAGCAGGGAGCCAAACCGCGCGACATCCTCTACCACGACTTGCCTTCGCTGGAGGCGAAATTGCAGGAACTGGGATTGTTTTAAGTCTTCGGCTTAAAACAATCCCAGTTCCTGTGGTTAAGAATTAAAAATTAGGAATTGAAAATTGCGGGAGCTGACACTATGGGAAGACGAAAATTTTTCATTTTTCATTGTTTCATTGCCGTATTGTTTTGCGGCATATTGCAAGGCAATGCGGCGCAGCCTCGTGCCACGGAGATACTGGAACGCCTTGCGGCGGGATTCCGTGCGATGGACGGCTACGGCGTGAAGTTCGGGGTCGTCTCGGGCGACTACGAAGCCCGCGGCAGCTATGTCGTGGAAGGCGACAGCTATTACCTCGTGCTGGGCGACGCGGAGGTTTTCGCCGACGGAGCCGTGCGCCGCGAGGTCGACAACCGCCGCCGCGAGGTGACCGTTACGGAGGTCGACACCGCGAGCCGCAACATCCTGAACAATCCGGTCCGGGCCTTCGATTTTCTGGGCAGCGAATATACGCCGTCGCTCGTCTCCGAAGCCGACGGCCGCGCCGTCGTGCGGCTGACGCCCGCCGCCGGGAACGACTCCCCGGCAGGCGATGTCACACTGACGGTCGACACCGCTACGATGCGCCCCCGCTCGCTTTCGTATGACTACGACGGCGAACAGGTGCTGGTGAACGTGCTGGAGGTCGCGCCCCTCGCTGGGCACGTCCGGCGGTTCGATCCGAAAAATTATGAGGGCTACGAATTCATCGACTTCCGCTGACCGGGTCCGCCGGGGGCATTGCGGTCTTCGCCGGGCGGTATGCTGCGCGCTGTCGCTGTCGGCGGCATTTTCCGCGCATGCGCAACGGTCGCTGCCGCTGATGCGCGACGGCGGGCATCTCTATGCCGAAGTCCTGTTGCAGGATTCGATTCCGGCGCGGGCCATGCTCGAATCGGGAATTGCCTTTCCGCTGATCGACAGTGCGCTCGTGTGGTCGCATCCCGATCTTTTCCGGCTTGAAAAACTCGACTCCGCGGTCCGTTTCCGCATGGCTGTCGGGGCGAATTACGCGGCGCGTTACAAACTGGCTCCCGGCCTCTCGGTGAGCGGTTCCCGGAGTCTGTGCGACACTTACGTGGTGGATATGGGCGGCCGTAAGGGCGATCTGCTCTGGCCCTTGAACCGGTTTACGACCGACAGCGCCGCGACGCCCGGCATCTTCGGTCTCGACATCGCCCGGGGGCGTCTGGAACTGCTCGCGGAGGAGGAACTGCCCGGAGAGGGCGGCGGCTGGACGGCCTGGGATATGACGCGCGATGAACGGTCGGGGATGTATTGCCTGCAAAGTTCATTGGCGTTTGTCAACGACCGCGGCCGGCGTGTCGCTGAACCGGCGGAACTGGTCGTGGATCTGGGCAATGCCATGTTGCTGGCGCTCTTTGCTTACAAGCCCGAAGTGAAGAAATTCGTTTCCCGCTCGCGCATTCAGGAACTGGAAGGACGAACCTCCGCCGGCAAACGGCTGCCGGTGATCCGGCCTGCCGAGGTGATCTTTATGGATGCCTATACTTTTCGCGGCCAGCCTGTGCTGCTGCTTGAAAACCGTATGCGGCTTCCGGGGCACGGATTTCTGGGCATCCGTTTCTTCGAACGCTTCCGCGTGATCTTCGATTTTCGCCGTTCGCGGCTCCGGATCGCGGAGCCGCTGTCCGCCGCTGATACGCGTGCCGCCGGGCCGGATTGCTCCCGGACGGTTCCGGGTTCTCCGGACGCGACCCGATTCCTGTGTGTCAAATCCCGATAATTGAATATCCCATGAAAATGGATGTCGTTTGCGCCGACCGGTGGCTGTTCCCGGCGGTGCTTCGGCCCGGTTGTCGGGGTAGGTGTTTTTATCGGCTGAAATGATCTTCCGGGCGACCTTTGGGGCGCCCGTTGTTTTTGCGAATCGGTTTCTTCTGTTATTTTAATAATTGGTGTTTGTTTTATATATTATTATGTCTTGGTAAATGTGTTTTTTTAATATATTTGCATTATGATGCTTTTGTGTTGATATTTATTTGATTGCTTGGCTGAAATATTAAAAAATAGCTTGGTTTCTGCGTTTGGGGGGCTTGTCGTTGGACGCTTGTTCAAAAGCGACTCCCGGGGGAGGAAGTTCCTGAACAGGTAATGCAAGAGGGGGGGGCTGACCTTAATGCGAAAATTTCTGCAAGGCGCTGTTGTCTGCTTATTGGGAAGATTTTATAAATATCGTGCAGAATTCGGAACAAAGGCGATCCTGGAGAGAGCGAAGTCGGGGAAACGGAGGAAATGGGAAATTAATTCGAAAAGTTATGAAAAAAATTCTGTTATTGCTGTCCTGTCTGTTCGGAAGCGCGATCGCCGTGCAGGCGCAATCTTTTGCGAATAACGACAAAGGCGTTTTTCTACGGGCCGAATTGCGGGCTTTGGCCCGATCGAAAAGCGACGGAGTGGCGCAGCGAGGGATGGATGTCGAGGCAATTGTCGGTTATCGTTTCGATGGGCGTTTTTCCCTTTTCATACCGGTTACGGCGACGACCGGGTTGTTCAAGGCCGGTGGCGTGAAAAGCTACGAACAGGCCGGACAGCTCGGACTGGGCTTCGGATACGCTCCGCTTCATACCACCCGCGACCGGCTCGAAATAGCGGTGCGAGCGGGCAATACGCTCGGCGGCAGCTGGCATTTCCGCTATTACGATCTGGGCGTGCGTTGGGAGTGGGCGGACCTGAAAATACCGCCTTTCGTCGGTTTGGGTGTGCGCTATCAGGATTGCTATAAGGGAGGTTTTTCCGACTATTGTTTTTTTTATGCCACGGTCGGA
This Alistipes shahii WAL 8301 DNA region includes the following protein-coding sequences:
- a CDS encoding DNA translocase FtsK; translated protein: MASKNTSSNSRQAVQRSNSDSARWIAGLLLLFIGLFAAAAVFFSFFSWAADQSGLQKSVEERVTLGIEPENLCGWAGARLGMLLVDHSFGLFGILIPAMIVLVGVRIVRQRPLLFNHSILSLFLIMILGSLTLGFAFANRWSLCCSTGWGGAFGIASSALLRTHIGAFGTLILLVGGWILTGVFINRNFINKVNEAGNVVVDKSGKVVEILKHKVVLHGRAAGEDGAAEDVPEPAPKPGPKAAAPQPAPSKAAEPAAQKPAPIRVERPSEPVAARKSVPEEDENPFLELTPDGKPVAGETAAEQTPPPAEDGEFIEVDLSRPEGRVVIGRSGLVELERPAVRDAVAAEPAPEEVPEREAAQSDPDAPFTEITVLDDAPAAEPEGVVVTVEANEAKLLDEKAIPTESYDPLKDLVNYRKPPVTLLEDYISDSEVSDEEIFENKTKIEDTLKNFGIPIQRIKATVGPTVTLYEIVQAQGIKISKVQGLENDIAQSLKALGIRIIAPIPGKGTIGIEVPNRDKQVVSMYSAVRSLRFQESKAELPVVIGRTIQNENYVFDLAKMPHLLVAGATGQGKSVGLNAIITSLLYRKHPAQLKFVMIDPKMVEFSLYAKIERHFLAKMESEDDAIITDPKKAVYTLNSLCTEMDNRLELCKKAGARNIAEYNEKFTSRRLNPMNGHRYLPYIVVVVDEFADLIMTAREVEGPVMRLAQKARAIGIHLIIATQRPDVKVITGGIKANFPARIAFRVMQMIDSRTIIDQPGANQLIGRGDMLFSKDGDLTRIQCALVETREVERICEYISKQQGYTEAYTLPDYTPDGGDAQMGSEESSAPVKYDSLFAEIARDAVSGGQISTSMIQRNYEVGFNRAGRIMMQLERAGIVGRQQGAKPRDILYHDLPSLEAKLQELGLF